A portion of the Bacillus sp. es.034 genome contains these proteins:
- the hxlB gene encoding 6-phospho-3-hexuloisomerase has protein sequence MKSIITTVAGEISEVLSKVNEEEAIHLSEQLKKAKRIFVYGEGRSGLMGKAFAMRLMHGGFPVYVIGETITPSMDKGDLLIAITGSGSTGAIVQFASKAKDIGARVFLVTTNRESKLAGISDGILCIPAATKFRREDEPETIQPLGNQFDQSVHLVLDAVIIGTLDDGDTNETMAKRHANIE, from the coding sequence ATGAAATCAATCATCACGACGGTAGCCGGTGAAATCTCAGAAGTTTTATCAAAGGTGAATGAAGAAGAAGCGATCCATCTTTCAGAGCAGTTGAAAAAAGCCAAGCGGATCTTCGTATATGGTGAAGGCCGTTCCGGGTTGATGGGGAAAGCATTTGCCATGCGTTTGATGCACGGAGGCTTTCCGGTCTACGTCATTGGTGAAACCATTACACCGAGTATGGACAAAGGGGACCTGCTCATCGCTATTACAGGTTCGGGTTCAACAGGAGCAATAGTTCAATTTGCATCGAAAGCGAAAGATATTGGGGCGAGAGTGTTCCTCGTAACGACAAACCGGGAATCAAAGCTTGCAGGGATCAGTGACGGGATCCTGTGCATCCCCGCTGCGACAAAGTTCCGGAGAGAAGATGAACCGGAAACGATCCAGCCTCTCGGAAATCAGTTCGATCAGTCGGTCCATCTTGTCCTCGACGCGGTCATCATCGGGACACTGGATGATGGGGACACGAATGAAACCATGGCCAAACGGCATGCCAATATTGAGTAA